A single window of Cellulomonas sp. NTE-D12 DNA harbors:
- a CDS encoding MarR family transcriptional regulator, whose protein sequence is MTSRTDEEAEVFGRLFVLGQHLTRRADEALRPLGLTSKQWLLLAVLVKGFPGAAPTLTETAAAYGTSRQNVKQVALQLADRGLVELVADPQDGRATRLALLPRVAMLDEPAVAERHAGLLRDMFSVLDDAELATLTSMVGRCIDHLAGTEVAR, encoded by the coding sequence ATGACATCCCGGACCGACGAGGAGGCCGAGGTCTTCGGACGCCTCTTCGTGCTCGGCCAGCACCTCACCCGTCGCGCCGACGAGGCACTGCGGCCGTTGGGCCTCACCAGCAAGCAGTGGCTCCTGCTCGCAGTCCTGGTGAAGGGATTCCCCGGTGCGGCACCGACCCTGACCGAGACGGCCGCCGCCTATGGCACCTCCCGGCAGAACGTGAAGCAGGTCGCGCTCCAGCTGGCGGATCGGGGCCTCGTCGAGCTCGTCGCCGACCCCCAGGACGGTCGGGCCACCCGGCTCGCCCTGCTCCCTCGGGTGGCGATGCTGGACGAGCCGGCGGTGGCGGAACGGCACGCCGGTCTGCTGCGGGACATGTTCTCGGTGCTGGACGACGCCGAGCTGGCGACGCTGACCTCGATGGTCGGACGGTGCATCGACCACCTGGCCGGCACGGAGGTGGCCCGATGA
- a CDS encoding DUF6544 family protein, whose amino-acid sequence MTHATASARRTDVRPRPWLGRAVRGLVGTALLLHGALHLLGAASGLLGQRVESLHRVSGPAVGALWLVAGALVMAAAVGLLAGRRRWWTVGAAALLVSPVAVLTDWSEASFGTAANLLLLLAVAHGWAAEGPRSRRERFRRAAASALAGPPAAAGGDRRPGPGVHPGVVVTEHDLAALPPALATYLRRSGAVGQPHVRAVRAQLTGRIRGGPTHPWMPFTVEQVDTVGASMQRHFRMDAVMRGLPVDVLHTFADGHAAMEVALCSVLPLVNRHGPDLDRAETVTLFNDLCVLAPAALLDVPVVWRQRDPHRVSGVFTHGSHTVQADLLFDADGDLVDFVSDDRLEANPDGTFVPRGWSTPLRAHRDFGGRRLPATGEAWWHTADPDGSFCYIELTVRTLVTLGAGETAHVLVGTGE is encoded by the coding sequence ATGACGCACGCAACCGCGTCCGCGCGCCGCACCGATGTCCGGCCGCGTCCGTGGCTGGGTCGGGCTGTTCGCGGCCTCGTCGGCACCGCGCTCCTGCTGCACGGCGCGCTGCACCTGCTCGGTGCTGCGTCCGGCCTCCTCGGACAGCGCGTCGAGAGCCTGCATCGGGTGTCCGGACCCGCGGTCGGCGCGCTGTGGCTGGTCGCGGGCGCCCTCGTCATGGCGGCCGCGGTCGGGCTGCTCGCCGGTCGACGCCGCTGGTGGACGGTGGGCGCCGCCGCGCTGCTCGTCTCCCCGGTGGCGGTCCTCACCGACTGGTCCGAGGCGTCGTTCGGTACGGCGGCCAACCTGCTCCTGCTGCTCGCGGTGGCGCACGGCTGGGCTGCCGAGGGCCCCCGCAGCCGGCGCGAGCGCTTCCGCCGCGCGGCCGCATCGGCCCTGGCAGGACCGCCGGCTGCCGCGGGCGGTGACAGGAGGCCCGGCCCCGGCGTCCACCCCGGCGTCGTCGTCACCGAGCACGACCTCGCCGCCCTGCCGCCGGCGCTGGCCACGTACCTCCGCCGCTCGGGCGCCGTTGGCCAGCCTCACGTCCGTGCCGTCCGGGCGCAGCTGACCGGCCGCATCCGCGGGGGTCCGACGCACCCGTGGATGCCCTTCACCGTCGAGCAGGTCGACACCGTCGGTGCGTCGATGCAGCGCCACTTCCGCATGGACGCCGTGATGCGCGGCCTCCCGGTCGACGTGCTGCACACCTTCGCCGACGGGCACGCCGCGATGGAGGTCGCGCTGTGCTCGGTGCTGCCGCTGGTGAACCGGCACGGCCCGGACCTCGACCGCGCCGAGACGGTCACCCTGTTCAACGACCTGTGCGTGCTCGCCCCGGCCGCCCTGCTGGACGTGCCGGTCGTCTGGCGGCAGCGGGATCCGCACCGGGTCAGCGGCGTGTTCACCCACGGCAGCCACACGGTGCAGGCCGACCTGCTGTTCGACGCTGACGGCGACCTGGTCGACTTCGTCTCGGACGACCGTCTCGAGGCGAACCCGGACGGCACCTTCGTGCCCCGCGGGTGGTCCACCCCGCTGCGCGCCCACCGCGACTTCGGCGGGCGGCGGCTCCCGGCGACCGGTGAGGCGTGGTGGCACACCGCCGATCCGGACGGCTCGTTCTGCTACATCGAGCTGACGGTGCGCACGCTGGTCACGCTCGGCGCGGGCGAGACGGCCCACGTCCTGGTCGGCACGGGGGAGTAG
- a CDS encoding AMP-binding protein, which produces MPALHQRYLSETVGAEGHPTSFSLTCPPDFSFGYDVVDELARRSPDKRALRWTDDSGAVAEYTFADIARLSDQAASYFQQAGVRKGDRVLLILKRHPQFWWAIVGLHKIGAVAVPATNQLKTHDLLYRLRKAAIRAVVCTQEGDVAAAVDEAAADLGIGLIRAAVHGAREGWDDFDAGVAAAPPFVAPTGTDRPIAKDPLLLYFTSGTTAEPKMVLHDHSYPIAHIPTARYWQHVDPDGLHLTVSETGWAKSVWGKLYGQWLMEAAVDVYDFDRFDPRKMLQHLHDAQVTTFCAPPTIYRFLVAEDLSGYDLSNLRHATTAGEAMNPVVAEKFRGLTGLELKEGYGQTEMTLAAFTAYWQPARPGSMGTPSPAYDVVLLREDGTVAAPGEEGEICVRADRDARPLGLFLGYADDDVITDTAWHDGYYHTHDLATADADGYLWYVGRTDDMIKTSGYRVGPFEVESIVHDHPAVRECAITGVPDEIRGVVIKATIVLAEPYTASTDLAHEIQQFVKSRTAPYKYPRVVEFVDVLPKTISGKIRRVELRGR; this is translated from the coding sequence ATGCCTGCCCTGCACCAGCGCTACCTCTCCGAGACCGTGGGCGCCGAGGGCCATCCCACCTCCTTCTCGCTGACCTGCCCGCCGGACTTCAGCTTCGGGTACGACGTCGTCGACGAGCTGGCGCGGCGCAGCCCGGACAAGCGCGCTCTGCGCTGGACCGACGACTCGGGCGCGGTGGCTGAGTACACGTTCGCCGACATCGCGCGGCTGTCCGACCAGGCAGCGTCGTACTTCCAGCAGGCCGGGGTCCGCAAGGGCGACCGGGTGCTGCTCATCCTCAAGCGCCACCCCCAGTTCTGGTGGGCGATCGTCGGTCTGCACAAGATCGGCGCGGTGGCGGTGCCGGCCACCAACCAGCTGAAGACCCACGACCTGCTCTACCGCCTGCGCAAGGCAGCGATCCGCGCGGTCGTCTGCACCCAGGAGGGCGACGTCGCCGCGGCGGTCGACGAGGCCGCTGCCGACCTGGGCATCGGCCTGATCCGGGCGGCGGTCCACGGGGCACGCGAGGGCTGGGACGACTTCGACGCCGGCGTCGCCGCCGCACCGCCGTTCGTCGCCCCGACGGGTACCGACCGCCCAATCGCGAAGGACCCGCTGCTGCTCTACTTCACCTCCGGCACCACCGCCGAGCCCAAGATGGTGCTGCACGACCACAGCTACCCGATCGCGCACATCCCCACGGCCAGGTACTGGCAGCACGTCGACCCGGACGGCCTGCACCTGACCGTCAGCGAGACCGGCTGGGCCAAGTCGGTGTGGGGCAAGCTCTACGGGCAGTGGCTGATGGAGGCCGCGGTCGACGTCTACGACTTCGACCGGTTCGACCCCAGGAAGATGCTCCAGCACCTGCACGACGCGCAGGTGACCACGTTCTGCGCCCCGCCGACCATCTACCGGTTCCTGGTCGCCGAGGACCTGTCCGGCTACGACCTGTCGAACCTGCGGCACGCGACCACCGCCGGCGAGGCGATGAACCCGGTGGTGGCCGAGAAGTTCCGGGGCCTGACCGGCCTGGAGCTCAAGGAGGGCTACGGCCAGACGGAGATGACGCTCGCGGCGTTCACCGCCTACTGGCAGCCGGCCCGCCCGGGCTCGATGGGCACCCCGTCGCCGGCCTACGACGTGGTGCTGCTCCGCGAGGACGGCACCGTCGCGGCACCGGGGGAGGAGGGCGAGATCTGCGTCCGGGCCGACCGCGACGCCCGCCCGCTCGGCCTGTTCCTGGGCTACGCCGACGACGACGTGATCACCGACACCGCCTGGCACGACGGGTACTACCACACGCACGACCTGGCGACGGCGGACGCCGACGGCTACCTCTGGTACGTCGGCCGCACCGACGACATGATCAAGACCTCGGGCTACCGCGTCGGCCCGTTCGAGGTCGAGTCGATCGTGCACGACCACCCCGCCGTCCGGGAGTGCGCCATCACGGGCGTCCCGGACGAGATCCGCGGCGTGGTGATCAAGGCGACCATCGTCCTGGCGGAGCCGTACACGGCGTCCACCGACCTGGCGCACGAGATCCAGCAGTTCGTGAAGTCCCGCACGGCGCCGTACAAGTACCCCCGCGTCGTCGAGTTCGTCGACGTCCTGCCCAAGACGATCTCGGGCAAGATCCGCCGGGTCGAGCTCCGCGGCCGCTGA